The Allochromatium tepidum genome has a window encoding:
- a CDS encoding ABC transporter ATP-binding protein: protein MPSPSDRRPLEPWQDPKAAPYVRIERVTKKFGDVYAVDDVSLNIFQGEFFSLLGSSGCGKSTLLRLLAGLEYPTSGRIHIDGVDVTDVPPYSRPVNMMFQSYALFPHMTVEQNIEFGLKQDRLPRRERAERVGEMLDLLRITELRKRRPDQLSGGQRQRVALARSLAKHPKLLLLDEPLGALDKRLRENTQFELVNLQERLGITFVTVTHDQEEAMTMSSRIAVMDSGRIMQVDTPTAIYEFPNSRFVAEFIGSVNLFEGKIVEIQGDDVLIEAQFGGLMRMRNLQPHPIGTPAVVAIRPEKLRLCRTPSDEGVNRLQGVVEDIAYLGDVSIYRIRTGGDTLVEMTLTNIQPRTEQALTWEQEVWVEWSPTSGVVLTD from the coding sequence GTGCCCAGTCCTTCCGATCGCCGTCCGCTGGAACCCTGGCAGGATCCCAAGGCCGCGCCCTATGTGCGCATCGAGCGCGTCACCAAGAAGTTCGGTGACGTCTATGCCGTCGACGACGTCAGCCTGAACATCTTCCAGGGCGAGTTCTTCTCGCTCCTGGGCAGTTCGGGCTGCGGCAAGTCGACCCTGCTGCGGCTGCTGGCCGGTCTGGAGTATCCGACCAGCGGGCGCATCCATATCGACGGTGTGGATGTCACCGACGTACCGCCCTACTCGCGGCCGGTGAACATGATGTTCCAGTCCTATGCGCTCTTTCCGCACATGACGGTGGAGCAGAACATCGAGTTCGGGCTGAAACAGGACCGGCTGCCGCGCCGCGAGCGCGCCGAGCGCGTCGGTGAAATGCTCGATCTGCTCCGAATCACCGAACTGCGCAAACGTCGGCCCGATCAGCTCTCGGGCGGTCAGCGTCAGCGCGTAGCGCTTGCCCGCAGTCTCGCCAAGCACCCCAAGCTGCTGCTGCTCGACGAGCCGCTCGGCGCGCTCGACAAACGTCTGCGCGAGAACACCCAGTTCGAGCTGGTCAACCTCCAGGAGCGGCTCGGCATCACCTTCGTCACCGTCACCCATGATCAGGAAGAGGCCATGACCATGTCGAGCCGCATCGCAGTCATGGACTCGGGTCGGATTATGCAGGTCGACACCCCGACGGCGATCTACGAGTTCCCCAACAGCCGCTTCGTGGCCGAGTTCATCGGCTCGGTCAATCTGTTCGAGGGCAAGATCGTCGAGATCCAGGGCGACGACGTCCTGATCGAGGCCCAGTTCGGCGGTCTGATGCGGATGCGCAATCTCCAGCCGCATCCGATCGGCACCCCGGCGGTCGTGGCGATCCGGCCCGAGAAACTGCGTCTGTGCCGGACCCCGAGCGATGAGGGCGTCAACCGGCTCCAGGGCGTGGTCGAGGACATCGCCTATCTCGGCGACGTATCGATCTACCGCATCCGTACCGGCGGCGACACCCTGGTCGAGATGACCCTGACCAACATCCAGCCGCGCACCGAGCAGGCCCTGACCTGGGAGCAGGAGGTCTGGGTCGAGTGGTCGCCGACCAGCGGCGTGGTCCTGACCGACTGA
- a CDS encoding polyamine ABC transporter substrate-binding protein codes for MPGQTKTPRLLLSLFLLAVGAVAQAEERVHVYNWNDYFAEDTLSGFQERTGIRPVLDLYDSNEVLEAKLLAGASGYDLVFPTAHPFAARHVKAGIYQPLDKSKLPGLDRIDPDIMAGLARIDPDNAHLVPYLWGTTGIGLNPDKVRAALGEDAPLDTWALIFDPEKASKLAGCGISLLDDPTEVFSAALAYLGRDPNSQAAEDLEAAAELIKAARPHIRYFHSSQYISDLANGATCVAHGYSGDVLQARERAKEADKGVTVAYRIPREGAVLWTDVMAIPKDAPNPEAAHALIAHLLDPAVIAAVSDHVYYANPNQAATPLVTAELRDDPGIYPPAEVRARLFTPNERTEREIRNLNRLWTRLKSNQ; via the coding sequence TTGCCTGGTCAAACCAAGACCCCGCGTCTGCTGCTGTCCCTGTTCCTGCTGGCCGTCGGCGCCGTCGCCCAGGCCGAGGAGCGGGTCCACGTCTACAACTGGAACGACTACTTCGCCGAGGACACGCTCTCCGGCTTCCAGGAGCGCACCGGCATCCGCCCCGTGCTCGACCTCTACGACTCCAACGAGGTGCTGGAGGCCAAGCTGCTGGCCGGCGCGAGCGGCTATGATCTGGTGTTCCCGACCGCGCACCCCTTCGCCGCGCGTCACGTCAAGGCCGGAATCTACCAGCCGCTCGACAAGTCCAAGCTCCCAGGTCTCGACCGGATCGATCCCGACATCATGGCCGGTCTGGCCAGGATCGATCCGGACAACGCCCATCTGGTGCCCTATCTGTGGGGGACGACCGGAATTGGCCTCAATCCCGACAAGGTCCGCGCCGCACTCGGCGAGGACGCACCGCTCGACACCTGGGCGCTGATCTTCGATCCCGAGAAGGCGTCGAAGCTCGCCGGCTGCGGCATCAGCCTGCTCGACGATCCCACCGAGGTCTTCTCGGCCGCGCTGGCCTATCTGGGCCGGGATCCCAACAGTCAGGCCGCCGAGGATCTGGAGGCCGCCGCCGAACTGATCAAGGCCGCGCGTCCGCACATCCGCTATTTCCACTCGTCGCAATACATCAGCGATCTGGCCAATGGCGCCACCTGCGTGGCCCACGGCTATTCGGGCGACGTGCTCCAGGCACGCGAGCGGGCCAAGGAGGCCGACAAGGGCGTGACGGTCGCCTATCGCATCCCGCGCGAAGGCGCGGTGCTCTGGACCGATGTCATGGCCATCCCCAAGGACGCGCCCAATCCCGAGGCCGCCCATGCCCTGATCGCCCACCTGCTCGACCCGGCCGTGATCGCCGCCGTCTCGGATCATGTGTACTACGCCAACCCCAATCAGGCGGCCACGCCCCTGGTCACGGCCGAGCTGCGCGACGATCCCGGCATCTATCCTCCCGCTGAAGTCCGGGCACGCCTGTTCACGCCCAACGAGCGTACCGAGCGCGAGATCCGCAACCTCAATCGGTTGTGGACGCGCCTGAAGTCCAACCAGTGA